In Pectinophora gossypiella chromosome 17, ilPecGoss1.1, whole genome shotgun sequence, one DNA window encodes the following:
- the LOC126374648 gene encoding general odorant-binding protein 1-like — MWGAAVARAPWLVLAALALLVRSSQATVEVMKDVTLGFGEALQHCREESQLTEEKMEEFFHFWREDFRFEHRELGCAIKCMSHHFNLLTDSHRMHHDNTHQFIKSFPNGELLAAQMVAIIHDCEKAQESEEDHCWRILRVAECFKHTCTQRGLAPSMEVLMAEFIMEAEAR, encoded by the exons ATGTGGGGGGCAGCGGTTGCGCGGGCGCCGTGGCTGGTGCTGGCCGCGCTGGCGCTGCTGGTGCGCAGCTCGCAGGCGACTGTCGAGGTCATGAAAGACGTCACGCTCGGCTTCGGGGAGGCGCTGCAGCACTGCCGGGAGGAA AGTCAGCTGACAGAGGAGAAGATGGAGGAGTTTTTCCACTTCTGGCGCGAGGACTTCCGCTTCGAGCACCGCGAGCTGGGCTGCGCCATCAAGTGCATGAGCCACCACTTCAACCTGCTCACAGACTCGCACCGCATGCACCACGACAACACGCACCAGTTCATCAAGTCCTTCCCCAAcg GTGAGTTGCTGGCAGCGCAGATGGTAGCGATCATTCACGATTGCGAGAAGGCGCAGGAGTCTGAGGAGGACCACTGCTGGCGCATCCTGCGCGTGGCCGAGTGCTTCAAGCATACGTGCACGCAGCGCGGGCTCGCGCCCAGCATGGAGGTGCTCATGGCGGAGTTCATCATGGAGGCCGAGGCCAGATGA